A single region of the Undibacterium piscinae genome encodes:
- a CDS encoding LysE family transporter, which produces MSFTTWFTFFLAAWVIAISPGSGAVLSMSHGLSYGVKKASGTIIGLQAGLLLILAIAGAGVGSILMASEMAFNAVKTIGAIYLIYLGISQWRAKVVAAADTDLAPAQAVLPSWRKRFLIGFLTNATNPKGIIFMVAVLPQFISQSAPLLPQLLILGATMCFVDLVVMHSYAFAASAMQKYFRDPALLQKQNRFFGGILMAIGAALFFVKRNPAA; this is translated from the coding sequence ATGAGCTTTACTACCTGGTTTACCTTTTTTCTCGCCGCTTGGGTGATTGCGATCTCCCCGGGTTCTGGCGCGGTCTTGTCGATGTCGCACGGATTGTCGTATGGCGTGAAAAAAGCCAGCGGCACCATTATCGGCTTACAGGCTGGCTTATTGCTGATTCTGGCGATCGCCGGCGCCGGCGTAGGCTCTATCCTGATGGCCTCCGAAATGGCGTTTAATGCGGTCAAGACGATAGGCGCGATCTACCTGATTTATCTGGGTATCAGCCAATGGCGTGCCAAAGTGGTAGCTGCCGCAGATACGGATCTGGCACCTGCCCAGGCCGTCTTGCCTAGCTGGCGCAAGCGGTTTTTGATCGGCTTTCTGACCAATGCGACCAATCCTAAAGGGATTATTTTTATGGTTGCGGTGTTGCCGCAATTCATCAGCCAGAGTGCGCCGCTATTGCCACAGTTGCTGATACTGGGCGCGACCATGTGCTTTGTTGATCTGGTGGTGATGCACAGCTATGCGTTTGCCGCATCGGCCATGCAAAAATATTTCCGTGATCCGGCTTTGTTACAAAAGCAGAACAGGTTTTTTGGCGGGATCTTGATGGCGATCGGGGCTGCGCTGTTTTTCGTCAAGCGTAACCCCGCTGCCTAA
- the arsC gene encoding arsenate reductase (glutaredoxin) (This arsenate reductase requires both glutathione and glutaredoxin to convert arsenate to arsenite, after which the efflux transporter formed by ArsA and ArsB can extrude the arsenite from the cell, providing resistance.) has product MITIYHNPRCSKSRETLALLEQLSSEKNLPLEVVDYQKSALDTEQLRQLHLQLGGQLRSMLRDNESEYAELNLSQADDETLLAAVASHPRLLQRPIVSYQGKAAIGRPPELVLSLFEENTKVTL; this is encoded by the coding sequence ATGATTACGATCTACCACAACCCGCGCTGTTCCAAATCGCGTGAAACCCTGGCATTGCTAGAGCAGCTATCGAGCGAAAAAAATCTGCCGCTGGAAGTGGTGGATTACCAGAAATCCGCTTTGGACACTGAGCAATTGCGCCAGTTGCATCTGCAACTGGGCGGTCAATTACGCTCTATGCTGCGCGACAATGAAAGCGAATATGCCGAACTCAATTTGAGTCAGGCTGATGATGAGACTTTGCTGGCCGCCGTTGCCAGCCACCCGCGACTATTGCAAAGACCTATCGTCAGCTATCAGGGTAAAGCGGCTATCGGGCGACCGCCGGAATTGGTGCTATCGCTATTTGAAGAGAACACAAAGGTAACACTATGA
- a CDS encoding TMEM165/GDT1 family protein: protein MEAFFVSTLAVAVGEIGDKTQLLALLLAARYKKPIPIVLGILVATLANHALAGLLGHWVVSNISSEVLRWALGLSFLAIAAWTLKPDEMGDEGINEGRYGVFLLTCVTFFLAEIGDKTQLATVALAAKYSNLYLVIAGTTLGMMIADVPAVFLGKVAAPNFPFKLVRWIAAALFAILGVLVLLGIGNKFL from the coding sequence ATGGAAGCTTTCTTCGTCTCTACTCTTGCTGTTGCCGTTGGTGAAATCGGTGACAAGACTCAGTTACTCGCCTTATTGCTGGCGGCACGCTACAAAAAACCGATTCCTATCGTGCTGGGCATCTTGGTGGCAACGCTGGCCAATCACGCCTTAGCTGGTTTACTCGGACATTGGGTGGTCAGCAATATTTCCTCGGAAGTATTACGCTGGGCCTTGGGTTTGTCATTTCTGGCAATCGCCGCCTGGACCCTGAAACCCGATGAAATGGGTGATGAGGGTATCAACGAAGGCCGCTATGGTGTTTTCCTGTTGACCTGCGTGACATTTTTTCTGGCCGAAATTGGTGACAAAACGCAATTGGCGACCGTCGCACTGGCAGCAAAATATTCCAACCTGTATTTAGTCATTGCCGGTACCACCCTGGGCATGATGATCGCTGACGTTCCTGCGGTATTTTTGGGCAAAGTCGCTGCGCCTAACTTCCCGTTTAAACTGGTACGCTGGATTGCCGCAGCCCTGTTTGCCATACTCGGTGTCTTGGTATTGCTGGGCATAGGCAACAAATTTCTATAA